ttgacaaatctactgttaaattacattattttcgtatattcttcatacttgcaaaatttcgaagtaatcaaagattaatagtcatgtcatcaatcaattgttaaaattcaaatttttttagtttaaaataatgcataaaagatgaatttatagatcaaatggtaaatagcATCCGATTGATATagaaattggcatgcatgttaagaatatgtggagcatgtaattcaatggttggatttttaaaatattaattcaataacaagttattgggtagtATAACATTtcttagagttacatcaagtgtaacttaaacccaaccctatatatataaatatatatatatatatatatatattcaatgaAAGATCAATGTGAGGCGTAGGAAACTATTTCACAATCTTTCAATTTGAAAGTGTCACATACAATTGATCGAAGAACGAATCTAATAAGATCAAAGTGACATTTATGTACTATATTTGATAGGACTTAAATTTGGTGggatcatttttcttttgtgctTTGATTATTTAGACAAGTGCATTAAACATTTGAAAGAACATATGGCCAGTTGGTCACATACTAAAGATATAATTCACTTATTTGAAATAAGTCCAATTATTTGTTAAAGTCACTTTTTATTTCACATTTAAGTCAATAAACTGGCAAACACACTATGTATCCCAATGGGATCAAAAGTATATCGAGAATTCTAGCCCATGCCTTTAGTATATCTCCTCTATCATCTCTAGCTACTACGCAATGGTTGCCTTCTCAATTTTTACAGCAGCAACTACATGCTCAAAAAAATTCTTGTGTCCATGACAATAACATGCTCATAAAAATTTTGTTCTAATTTAACCAATGTGGTTATTAGATTCACCTTGCCATCGTTGTGTATCACGTTGTTTCGATGGCTCCAAATGGCATCTAAAATTAATGATGCTAGTAGAGACCCCTGGCCCTATCCAATAAGATCCCTTGGGACCAGTGGCTCTAGAACCGCTTATAATAATATCCTCAGTACAAGTTATTCCTAAGTTATCAATACGAATATTCCATCTACTCCAAACTATGGCTCTAGCAAATTGCTTACCCAACTGATTGTATTTTAACCATTCTGCTATAATGTCATTTATTTGATTGGATCTAGAAAAATTATTGTTCCAATGGTTGCAATTTGCAAATTAAGCAATCAGAACTTAGAAAATGTATGTTcccaatgaaataaaaaataaaaaattgtaagggAACAATTACCTAGCTTCAATGGTTAAAAGAAAACACACTTTAAGCCAAGTTTAATTTCTTCCCTCACTTCTAAACTTCAATTTGATTTAATAGAACTTGGAGCTAAATTTTGCCCTTAAAATATATCGTCCTTAATGATTACTGCGTGGCACGAGAAATATGCACTTACATACTATAAACTATAACATTTAATTTAACTTATCATAAGTTGTAATCTTACTTTTGCAGCTTTTTATAAACACAACGTACCTCCAAATTTTACATTTTGCTTACTCCGAGTGTCACGCCCTTATTCttctaaaataatcaaaaaagaGATCATGACCTTAGCTTAGAGAAGTTTCACCAAGCTATCTTCAGAAATCTCATCCAATGAACGCAGAGAAAAATATTGCCAAAAAACGCCGCAAAAACAAGTTGTGGTAATCTTAATCCTGGTTTTTGGGATAGATGAGATGACAAGCGTGCCCATCAGTCTTGAAAATGTTCGCTTAATTTGGTACAACCAAAATGCACGCACTCacggaaagaaaaaagatcctCTTTCTCTACAATCAAAATCCCCGTGCTTGCttaaagggttttttttcttttttacgggattatatatatattgatactTAGAGATTTAAATCctaaatatgaaattaatcattaaaaaaaaggaaaaactacataTTCGGTCTCTATcttttatactatattttagTTTGGttcataatttttcaattgtgttaatttggtctctaacctttAAATATCATGTTAATTTAATTCCTACTATTATCTCTTTGATGaaaattgttgatgtggctaacggctaaaataaaaaattaatttctgttGATATgacaataaactaatttttttattttagccatttttcaTGTCAGTGATTTTCATCCAAGAGATAACGGTAGGgattaagggtccatttggataccgtttattttactaaaaactgaaaattgaaaacgaAAACAGTGTagcaaaatagtttttaaatgtgtaaatagtgtcgtggaattcatttttaatgaaagttttggtgaaaaaagaggtttgtgagTCTTGTGAATAGTGCACGAGACCCACTGTagcaaaatagtttttaaatatgtgaatagtgccgtgaaattcatttttaatgaaagttttggtgaaaaaagaggtttgtgggtcctgtGAATAGTGCACGAGACCCACTGGAAAGTACTAAAACACTCTTCTCAATGAAAAAAAGCTTGAAACGCTAGAAAATGcaaactcactcaatataaTCAATATCTAAACGGGtactaaattgacacaacacTGAAAGGTTAAAGATtaaattaacacaattgaaaaattagagataaaattgaaatatggtgtaaaagatagggaccaaatatgtagtttatcccaaaaaatatataaatatatatatatatatatatattattcatgcATTTATTATATGTTATTTAAGTAAAaccaatcatatttattatcaaatcagTTTGTAagggttattattattattaaaactgccacatcacccactaactaaataaaatgtggagattaaaacccACAATCACTTGCCgatgtatatttaaaataatgggagatgtccaattaaaaaagtactagaagtaagctaaacctttttttttaactaataataattgtaatttttttaagtaatgctACATGCACATgtacaacattttttataattttttcacaactagATAGAGTAGTAACTTGTTTTTGATTTGCACATGTCCTACTATTAACACAATTTTGTTTTCTGCCATTAATATTTTACCATCTCACtaattgtaagaaaaaattgtgaaaaaattgcatatacagatgtattgttttctttttccttaatcAAAATAATATGTTCTTGTTAAGAAGTGCTAACACCAATATAGgaataataaatacaatttagtTATGAGTTATAAACACCacttttttatagtaaaaatataattttgattataaataCGATCGAATTTTAGTTATAAACCACGCTTTTTTATAGGAATAATGATTGCTTTTTATCTTTTGGTCAAGATATCagttaattttttgtgtatgcAAAGTTCGAACTCCAAATATATTAATCGATgatcaaatattttaatagttaaaCTAGCTAGAATTCACAAATTATCAActcaaagaaaattaataagatTAATAAGACTACATGACATTTTCTTCTTGTTGTatgtataaaatagaaatataattttgtttataaatacgatagaattttaatttatgaagtTCACCATATAATTATTCGATCaagatattaattgatttttagtaTAAGAGAAATTTAAACCACAAATCTCTTAttagatgataaaatattttactggTTGAATTAATTAGAATCCACAAAATATACTTAATTAttaacttaaagaaaattaataaaactatttgacattttcttctatatgcatgtgtgtatatatatatatatgtgtgtgtgtgtgtaataagGCCTATtcgaaaataaaattaagaacaaaGATAAATTCACATGATAAtacatacatttttaaaaaaaaatacaccatacaaaattacaaattaacatTCCTTTTCCACATTACAATTTCCTAATCTTACATATCACAACATTAACAtaacttttcccttttttttcttttttcttttttttacttttcttttctttcgtTTACTCTTTCAACTTTGCCTAGCTATTTTTCATACCCATTCATATTCtgagaagaaaaatactaaggtCAGGCCCTCCATTACCATCTGGGTTCATCATGTAAAACGCCTCTGAGTCACGACTCCCCACCACTCTCTCGAACCTCGCTCTCATGTACAGCAACTCCCCTTCCGATCCGCCGCTCTTCTTCGCGTCCTCCACCACCGGAATCACTCCGGCGCCGACCGACACGCTCTGCACGGTGCTCAACACGTGCCAGTCGAACTCCCCGCACGCGCGCGACACCGCGTACCCGCACTTCCTCCCATTACAGTACATCGTCCACGTTGGTTCCTGGAAGAGCTTCCTGTTAACGGTAACATTAACTTTGTCACACTCCAGGGCAATGCGGACGAGACCGGATGACATTTCTTTGACGAGAGAAGAGGTTGACATGGCGAGTTCGAGGAGGAGAAGGGGTTCAGAGCGAGGGTCGAGCTGGACAGCGAAGGTGACATGGCCTCGGCGAAGGCCGAAGAGGGTTCCAGTGACTTTTCGGCCTGAGGAAGGGTTGAAGGATAGGTTTGTAGGGAAAGAAAGCCATTTGCAAGAAGGGAGGACGGAAGGGAAGGAAAAGAAGTTGAGGAGAGAGCGAAGGAAGGAAGagagggttttggtttttgtggATGAAGAGAGGGAATTGTTAACTAGTGGGGAATAGGGTTTTGGGATTAAGAGGTTTTGAGAAATGTTGGCGGTGATGTTGTCGTCAGAGATGGAGCGAGTGTGGCCTGAATTTGAAGGGAGGATTCTTCTGGTGCTTCTGGCTGTGCTTGTGGTTCTTTGGAGAGAGAGTTCTTGCTGTTTCATGGTAGAGAGAGGAAGGAGAGAGATGGGTTTGGTTGTGTTTTGAGTGTATAGCACAATGGATGTGGAAAAGGTTGATTGTATTATGGAGAAAGAAAGTGGGTTGTATTGAGGTGTGTGTTGTGCTGATAAACACAAAGGAAATGAAAACTTTGATTGAATTATGCTGTAGAAGTGGGAGCTTTATGTACTAATACGAACTTATGgtgggaagagagagagagagatggatttGTTAGTGTTGTGCCTTCAAAGCACAAAGGAAGTGCAAACTCTTGATTTGGAAAGAAGGGGGGAGGAGATGGGTTTGGTGGTGTTTTGCTTGTAAAGCACAATGGAAGTGAAAAATGTTtacttggagagagagagagagagaagtgggtTTGGTGGCGTTTCGCTTGTAAAGCACAATGGAAGTGAAAAATCTTGATTGAATTATGGAAAGAATGAATTTTGTTGAGGCGTGTTGTGTTTCCAAACACTGAGGATATGAAAACTTTGATCAAATTATGCTCAGAGAAAGTAATTTTGGTTTGCTATTATGCCTCTAAAGCACAAATTAGGAAGTGAAAAATCTTgacttggagagagagaggagagagagaagtttttgTGTTGAGTAATATGCTTCCAAACACAAAGGAAATGGAAACTTTGATTGAACAATGCCGTGTGAGCGAGGGAGAGAGGGGTTTGTGGGGTGCGAGAGGAGAGAATAAAGAGGCCGACAAGGTGATTATAGTGTTGGGAGGTGGCCAAAATAAAGGGAGACTATGGAGGCTTGTGGTGATGATGATAATTTGCTAGACAATTTATATTGTGCTTTGGGGAGACTTTAATAGGTCCTACAAAACCCACCAATATATGCTCACTATTGCGTTCACCACACTACTCTTGCATCTCCACCATCCATTTTGTGGGTCCACTTTAAACATTAGCATATAGCAATTTCATTGGTCAATGCCCAAAACCAGAGTCTCCTATCTTATCAATCTCATCCCATCCCAAGCTCCTTTCTTCACAACTTTTCcatcatatattattatatcaatTGGAGCATTCGAGGGTTACGATTCACTTCATCATCACACATGATATTTGgaaagtataattttattaatagttAATTATTATTGCACGCGCTGAGTTATACATTCAAGTTAAAATCTTgtattcaaaatataatttcaattacATGACTCCTATATGTATAATGGGTAATTATCACAGCTTTTTGTTAATATCACAATgatctttttaatttgttgataGAAAGTAATATCACAATGATCTGTTCTTGAtcgcatggtaagatttcttggtcatattatatattttatgattccGTATTGACCGTTAGATTAGATATCATAAAGAATATTGAAGTGGTTGCACACATGATGCAGAAGCAATAAGTAATTTATTCGGAAGGGGTATTTTCCTTACAGGCttttaaacaaacaaaagtCACCAAACAACTTAACCCTGCAGCTTGATTACGATTTTCTTAAGCTCAAATGGTAATTTGATAATGaacttcataaaatttttaagttttattattgaataaatatatactgGTTTAGATCTTGTTgcgtaattaatattttaaatgaaaatcaaaataacaaaatatcaatcggcaaaattttttaccaaattGAGATAACTAGAACTCATAAGTCAATTCAAATTTTAGTATTAATaacataaattattaatttaatcatgaatgataaaaaatttaataactttCACAATGAAGTTAATGATTTAtcctaaaaattataaaaagatcTAAATTTCTTAACTGCTCATATAACTAATGTGCTTTGACAATCATATGCATGTACTCGGCTTTGCGCTAAGTCCAAAACTCCCAATTGGGAGTTAGGGACAAGTTAGCTCATTGGTGAAGAAAGTTTGCCCTTACGAAAGGGCAGAATCTTCTAAAATAATTTCTCTCGACTTTTTCCAATATTGCCTATCGTCACTCACATCAAGGGTTCTTATTATATGAAGTTTGCCAACATGATGGATGGATAAATAGTCAAATACCTACCATGGTAGTCCTACGTCATTGTTAGTGTGAAAAGATTGTCCTTAAGCCTCACATGCTATTGGACTATTTTGTGATTTCCTTAAGCAAAATTTATGCCTTCTTTGAGTAAAATTGATGCTAATTTTTTAGTGGGATGAAACTCATAAAGTACCACTTCTTCCAAAAGGTacttatagaaaattttgaatttaatcatttattcataattttattacTCTCTTTTACTTATGAGTCCAAACTTCTCTTTAGTAAGTCAAGCTTAACcggcttttgttttgtttattttaaaaattaaaataaaaaataaaaaataagaggtAGAATTGAGACATGTTTGAACTTATTTTCACATGCTCTGATATCGAGACAAATTATCAATTCttccaaaaacttaaacttttagaaaataattacttaaccataattctaatataaacaaaatatgatccataattttatactaaaacGGGAAGAAAGAGACACCAATGATTATGTGACAAACCCTTAAGAGTTGTATTTACCGGAGTTGTATTCTCCGACCAGCTAATCAATTTGTTTGAACTAATGCTAGAAATCTTTAGGTCATAAATGAAAAGGCATCATAGACCCTCAACTTGAACCAACATTTTAGAAGCAcaataataaagagaaaaagggtTTTTAATTGGTAAAGGTGCAATATCACGTGAAATAATTTTAGACTAATCTAATTCTAAACTTGCTCAGATTTCAAGTCCAAGatctttagtaaaaaaaatttagcataaaTCCTCATCCAAAATATTCTTATGTATGTCTACAATATGATCAAATCTTTGACggaaaaaattttttaattttttttttttagtgttttttttttatagttttataacttatcatcaaattattgaaattaagacacaaattaattttttgtgtagacaagaattgaatatcaaatctcttattcaactatcagaaactttatcttTTAGCTAATTAAAACCACAAAACCTTGAATTGTTAAAGCTGCATTCATGTTTACCAACTTGTAATCCACTTCgaaataaaattacaatgacATATATGAAGATTCAAAATgcaccaataaataaataaataatgttgaTATAGCTTGGCAGCCAAAAGGTGCGTGAGGAGACCATCCTTTCAAGTGGGGATATGAGAGGTGACACGAGGGTGACGAGCATGATGATGAAGGTCAATACAAAATTATGTtttgtgtgagagtgagaggccACTTTGTCCCCATCTATTTGGAAAGCCAAacaatactttattttttttaatctctatgcCTTTTTATAATTAATCATCATTACTATTTAAATTAATATCAATTTTGGGCGGTTCCGAACTAGGCATGCTTTGTCCCATGACCAATCATATTTTGGTAGCCTAACCATTTTGAGTTCTGAAAATTCATCATACACTGTGCCACGTGGGCAAAGTAGGCACCATTAGCAATcagcaaggtttttttttttccctttcattttcATGTGTC
The DNA window shown above is from Quercus lobata isolate SW786 chromosome 7, ValleyOak3.0 Primary Assembly, whole genome shotgun sequence and carries:
- the LOC115952540 gene encoding protein MIZU-KUSSEI 1; the protein is MKQQELSLQRTTSTARSTRRILPSNSGHTRSISDDNITANISQNLLIPKPYSPLVNNSLSSSTKTKTLSSFLRSLLNFFSFPSVLPSCKWLSFPTNLSFNPSSGRKVTGTLFGLRRGHVTFAVQLDPRSEPLLLLELAMSTSSLVKEMSSGLVRIALECDKVNVTVNRKLFQEPTWTMYCNGRKCGYAVSRACGEFDWHVLSTVQSVSVGAGVIPVVEDAKKSGGSEGELLYMRARFERVVGSRDSEAFYMMNPDGNGGPDLSIFLLRI